A stretch of Rhododendron vialii isolate Sample 1 chromosome 4a, ASM3025357v1 DNA encodes these proteins:
- the LOC131324349 gene encoding probable calcium-binding protein CML35, whose amino-acid sequence MKLVININPKKLFRSKKSRSISGSDPPSFGSGSTSSDSSESSSSHHHNHKSDGGKRTPTSVLTSTDIHFELVQALKMTDKEGNGKITRKQLEAVLSRVGGEPPSEEELTKMLDEVDRDGNGSISFEEFGAISSAFGPPACDTELRDAFEFFDTNRDGRITAEELHAVFSAIGDGRCTLEDCRRMISGVDKNGDGFVCFEDFSLMMEQQQQR is encoded by the exons ATGAAGCTCGTGATCAACATCAACCCGAAGAAGCTCTTCCGGTCCAAGAAGAGCCGGTCGATCTCTGGATCCGACCCTCCTTCGTTCGGATCCGGTTCGACCTCATCGGACTCCTCCGAGTCTTCTTCatcccaccaccacaaccacaagTCGGACGGCGGCAAGAGGACGCCAACGAGCGTGTTGACGTCCACGGATATCCACTTCGAGTTGGTGCAGGCTCTTAAGATGACTGATAAAGAAG GCAACGGAAAGATAACGAGGAAGCAACTCGAGGCGGTGCTCAGCCGAGTCGGAGGTGAGCCACCGAGCGAGGAGGAGCTAACAAAGATGCTCGACGAGGTCGACAGAGACGGCAATGGCAGCATCAGCTTCGAGGAATTCGGCGCGATCAGCTCGGCTTTCGGGCCGCCGGCTTGCGACACGGAGCTCCGCGACGCGTTTGAGTTTTTCGACACGAACCGCGATGGCCGGATCACGGCGGAGGAGCTCCACGCCGTCTTTTCCGCCATCGGCGACGGCCGGTGCACGTTAGAGGACTGCCGGCGCATGATAAGCGGGGTGGACAAGAACGGGGACGGGTTCGTATGCTTCGAGGACTTCTCGCTTATGATGGAGCAGCAACAGCAGAGATGA